Proteins encoded within one genomic window of Brachybacterium avium:
- a CDS encoding bifunctional 3,4-dihydroxy-2-butanone-4-phosphate synthase/GTP cyclohydrolase II encodes MSALRLDPIEDAIAAIAAGAPVVVVDDEDRENEGDLILAASTATPALIGFAVRYSSGLLCAPMSAARADELELPLMVRENADPLRTAYTVSVDAAEGVTTGISASDRARTLQVLAGQDTVPTDLIRPGHVLPLRAKDGGVLERRGHTEAAVDLTRLAGLPAVGMIVELVHDDGEMMRGPALRDFADRHDLRMISIEDLAAHRRRTDRPALEITAPVPLPTPHGTFEALAVREGTAEHLVLVRGDVTTDRPVLTRVHSECVTGDVFGSRRCDCGPQLQESLARIDEAGRGVLILLRGHEGRGIGLVEKLRAYALQDAGRDTVDANLELGLPVDSRSFAAVPGILAHLGVTAVELLTHNPEKAHALVGGGVEVTGTIDLDTHPTPENLTYLTTKRDRLGHHLRDLPTLPTTTEGETA; translated from the coding sequence CCTCCACCGCGACCCCGGCCCTGATCGGCTTCGCCGTTCGCTACTCCAGCGGTCTGCTGTGCGCACCGATGAGCGCCGCCCGCGCCGATGAGCTCGAGCTGCCGTTGATGGTGCGCGAGAACGCGGACCCGCTGCGCACCGCCTACACCGTCAGCGTCGATGCGGCCGAGGGCGTGACCACCGGCATCAGCGCCTCCGACCGTGCCCGCACCCTCCAGGTGCTCGCCGGGCAGGACACCGTGCCCACCGACCTGATCCGTCCCGGGCACGTGCTCCCGCTGCGCGCGAAGGACGGCGGGGTGCTCGAGCGCCGCGGCCACACGGAGGCAGCCGTCGACCTCACCCGCCTGGCCGGGCTGCCCGCCGTGGGGATGATCGTGGAGCTGGTCCACGACGACGGCGAGATGATGCGCGGTCCCGCGCTGCGCGACTTCGCCGACCGGCATGACCTGCGGATGATCTCCATCGAGGACCTGGCTGCGCACCGTCGGCGCACCGACCGTCCGGCCCTGGAGATCACCGCGCCGGTCCCGCTGCCCACCCCGCACGGCACCTTCGAGGCGCTCGCGGTGCGCGAGGGGACCGCGGAGCACCTGGTGCTGGTGCGCGGGGACGTCACCACCGATCGGCCGGTCCTGACCCGCGTGCATTCCGAGTGCGTGACCGGGGACGTCTTCGGCTCGCGCCGCTGCGACTGCGGCCCCCAGCTCCAGGAGTCCCTGGCGCGGATCGACGAGGCCGGTCGCGGGGTGCTGATCCTGCTGCGCGGTCACGAAGGGCGCGGCATCGGCCTGGTGGAGAAGCTGCGGGCCTACGCCCTGCAGGACGCCGGCCGGGACACGGTCGACGCCAACCTCGAGCTCGGCCTGCCGGTGGACTCCCGCTCCTTCGCGGCCGTGCCCGGCATCCTCGCCCATCTGGGGGTGACCGCGGTCGAGCTGCTCACCCACAACCCGGAGAAGGCCCACGCCCTGGTCGGCGGGGGCGTCGAGGTGACGGGGACCATCGACCTCGACACCCACCCCACCCCGGAGAACCTCACCTACCTCACCACCAAGCGGGACCGGCTGGGGCATCACCTCCGTGATCTCCCGACCCTGCCCACCACCACCGAAGGAGAGACCGCATGA
- the ribH gene encoding 6,7-dimethyl-8-ribityllumazine synthase, producing MSGHGSPTAQIPHSSGTRLAIVAATWHEQVMDGLLAGALRGAAEAGIAEPTVVRAPGSFELPVLADALARDHDAVVALGVVVRGGTPHFEYVCEAATDGLTRVALDHGVPVGFGLLTCDDEKQALDRAGLPGSVEDKGYEAAAAALTTAHVLAGLAAGREGGSSRV from the coding sequence ATGAGCGGCCACGGAAGCCCCACGGCACAGATCCCCCACAGCAGCGGCACCCGGCTCGCGATCGTCGCCGCGACCTGGCACGAGCAGGTGATGGACGGGCTGCTCGCCGGGGCGCTGCGCGGCGCTGCCGAGGCCGGCATCGCCGAGCCGACGGTGGTGCGCGCCCCCGGCTCCTTCGAGCTGCCGGTGCTCGCCGACGCCCTGGCCCGCGATCACGATGCCGTGGTGGCGCTCGGCGTGGTGGTCCGTGGCGGCACCCCGCACTTCGAGTACGTGTGCGAGGCGGCGACCGACGGCTTGACCCGGGTCGCCCTCGACCACGGCGTACCGGTCGGCTTCGGTCTGCTGACCTGCGATGACGAGAAGCAGGCGCTCGATCGTGCGGGTCTGCCCGGCTCCGTCGAGGACAAGGGCTACGAGGCCGCGGCCGCGGCGCTGACCACGGCGCACGTGCTGGCGGGCCTCGCGGCCGGGCGCGAGGGAGGATCCTCCCGGGTGTGA
- the gyrB gene encoding DNA topoisomerase (ATP-hydrolyzing) subunit B — protein MSDSDRPMPDQDVPTGTPDPSPGTADAAAASSITPTTAGERAAHAPEHYDASDITVLEGLEAVRKRPGMYIGSTGERGLHHMVQEIVDNSVDEAMAGHGDSIEVTLLADGGVRCIDHARGIPVAMHPTEGKPAVELVLTVLHAGGKFGGGGYAVSGGLHGVGSSVVNALSIRMEVEIRRDGNVWRQAYSRGVPVTELEKGEETEETGTTITFWADDEIFDETIYDFETLRKRFQQMAFLNKGLRLTLTDERAPDSDQDEEDDDLVDVELEAEAEAGAKDSGPRTISYLYERGLQDFVEFINTTKRAEVIHPEIISFESEDTEAKISVEVAMQWTGAYSESVHTYANTINTHEGGTHEEGFRSSLTSIVNRYGRAQALLKEKDANLTGEDIREGLTAVISVKLGEPQFEGQTKTKLGNTIARTFMVKVMTDQLQDWFESHPLEAKSIVMKGQAAAAAREAARKARDATRRKSPLETGGMPGKLRDCSSRNPAESEIFIVEGDSAGGSAVLGRDPRTQAILPIRGKILNVEKARLDRALDNQEVRSLITAFGTGIGEDFDATKLRYHKIVLMADADVDGQHICTLLLTLLFRYMRPLIELGHVFIAMPPLFRLKWSNAPHEYVFSNEERDERLEAGRAAGRRIPRDNGIQRYKGLGEMDWKELQSTTMDAATRTLKQVTVDEAADADTIFSVLMGDDVESRRRFIQENAKDVRFLDI, from the coding sequence GTGAGCGACAGCGACCGCCCCATGCCCGATCAGGACGTGCCCACCGGCACCCCCGACCCGTCCCCCGGAACGGCCGACGCAGCGGCGGCATCCTCGATCACGCCCACCACGGCCGGTGAGCGCGCGGCGCACGCCCCGGAGCACTACGACGCCTCGGACATCACCGTCCTCGAAGGCCTCGAGGCGGTCCGCAAGCGGCCCGGCATGTACATCGGCTCCACCGGTGAGCGCGGCCTGCACCACATGGTCCAGGAGATCGTCGACAACTCGGTCGATGAGGCGATGGCCGGCCACGGCGACTCCATCGAGGTCACCCTGCTGGCCGACGGCGGCGTGCGCTGCATCGACCATGCCCGCGGCATCCCCGTCGCGATGCACCCCACCGAGGGCAAGCCGGCCGTGGAGCTGGTGCTCACCGTCCTGCACGCCGGCGGCAAGTTCGGCGGCGGCGGCTATGCGGTCTCCGGTGGTCTGCACGGCGTGGGCTCCTCCGTGGTCAACGCCCTGTCCATCCGCATGGAGGTGGAGATCCGCCGCGACGGGAACGTGTGGCGCCAGGCCTACTCCCGCGGCGTGCCGGTCACCGAGCTCGAGAAGGGCGAGGAGACCGAGGAGACCGGCACCACCATCACCTTCTGGGCCGATGACGAGATCTTCGACGAGACGATCTACGATTTCGAGACGCTGCGCAAGCGGTTCCAGCAGATGGCGTTCCTGAACAAGGGCCTGCGCCTGACGCTGACCGATGAGCGCGCTCCGGACAGCGACCAGGACGAGGAGGACGACGACCTGGTCGACGTCGAGCTCGAGGCGGAGGCGGAGGCCGGGGCGAAGGACTCCGGTCCCCGAACGATCTCCTACCTCTACGAGCGCGGTCTGCAGGACTTCGTCGAGTTCATCAACACCACCAAGCGGGCCGAGGTCATCCACCCCGAGATCATCTCCTTCGAGTCCGAGGACACCGAGGCGAAGATCTCCGTCGAGGTCGCGATGCAGTGGACCGGTGCCTACTCGGAGTCGGTGCACACCTACGCCAACACCATCAACACGCACGAGGGCGGCACCCATGAGGAGGGCTTCCGCTCCTCGCTGACCTCGATCGTGAACCGGTACGGGCGGGCCCAGGCCCTGCTCAAGGAGAAGGACGCCAACCTCACCGGCGAGGACATCCGGGAAGGCCTGACCGCGGTGATCTCCGTGAAGCTGGGGGAACCCCAGTTCGAGGGCCAGACCAAGACCAAGCTCGGCAACACCATCGCCCGCACCTTCATGGTCAAGGTGATGACCGACCAGCTGCAGGACTGGTTCGAGTCCCATCCCCTCGAGGCGAAGTCGATCGTCATGAAGGGGCAGGCCGCGGCGGCCGCCCGCGAGGCCGCCCGCAAGGCCCGCGACGCCACCCGCCGCAAGTCCCCGCTGGAGACCGGCGGGATGCCCGGCAAGCTGCGTGACTGCTCCTCCCGCAACCCCGCCGAGTCCGAGATCTTCATCGTCGAGGGCGACTCCGCCGGCGGCTCGGCGGTGCTGGGCAGGGACCCGCGCACCCAGGCGATCCTCCCCATCCGCGGCAAGATCCTCAACGTCGAGAAGGCGCGACTGGACCGGGCCCTGGACAACCAGGAGGTCCGCTCGCTGATCACCGCCTTCGGCACCGGGATCGGTGAGGACTTCGACGCCACCAAGCTGCGCTATCACAAGATCGTCCTGATGGCCGACGCCGACGTCGACGGCCAGCACATCTGCACCCTGCTGCTGACGCTGCTGTTCCGCTACATGCGGCCGCTGATCGAGCTGGGCCACGTGTTCATCGCGATGCCGCCGCTGTTCCGACTGAAGTGGTCCAACGCCCCGCACGAGTACGTGTTCAGCAACGAGGAGCGCGACGAGCGCCTCGAGGCGGGCCGCGCGGCCGGCCGTCGCATCCCCCGGGACAACGGCATCCAGCGCTACAAGGGTCTGGGCGAGATGGACTGGAAGGAGCTGCAGTCCACCACCATGGACGCGGCCACGCGCACCCTGAAGCAGGTCACGGTCGACGAGGCCGCCGACGCCGACACCATCTTCTCCGTCCTGATGGGCGATGACGTCGAGTCGCGCCGCCGCTTCATCCAGGAGAACGCCAAGGACGTCCGCTTCCTCGACATCTGA
- the gyrA gene encoding DNA gyrase subunit A has product MQRSYLDYAMSVIVSRALPDVRDGLKPVHRRIIYAMFDGGYRPDRSFSKSAKVVGEVMGNYHPHGDSAIYDAMVRLVQPWSLRYPLILGQGNFGSAGDDGAAAPRYTECKMAPLAMELVRDIEQDTVDMQGNYDNTVDEPTVLPARFPNLLVNGSAGIAVGMATNIPPHNLREVAEAVQWLLTNHEATKPELLEACLRFIKGPDFPSGATIVGTSGIEDAYRSGRGSITQRAVVSTEEINGRMSLVVTELPYQVNPDTLARKIAEMVKLGKISGIADITDETSGRTGQRLVITLKRDAVAKVVLNNLFKHTQLQENFSANMLALAGGVPRTLSIDSFVREWTRHQIDVIVRRTRFRLRKAEEQIHIFRGYLKALDALDEVIALIRRSPDVDQARTGLIELLKIDEIQANAILAMQLRRLAALERQKIIEEHDKLQALIEEYTAILADPQRQRDIVSEELQEIVDKYGDDRRTEILPFAGDMAMEDLIPEEDMVVTITRGGYVKRTREDQYRAQKRGGKGVRGASLREDDVVEHFFTTTTHRWLLFFTNQGRVYRAKGYELPEAPRDAKGQHVANLMAFQPDEHIASVLAIDSYEDAQYLVLATESGLVKKTAMPAFDSSRTGGIIAINLRDIDGPDGTHPDRVIAARAIDADDQILLVSRNGQSVRMPADDGTLRPTGRATSGVTGMKFRHDDRLLAMDVAHPGSFVVTVTDGGFAKRTSIDEYRLQGRGGLGIRVAKLPDDRGHLVGAAVVEESDELLVVMERGRVVRSKVSEVPAKGRTTMGVVFAKPDKRDRILLVTTGQESEVDEDETEAPRSSTPTPPTTHRPPATGARKVWRSPQTTRLRV; this is encoded by the coding sequence ATGCAGCGCTCCTACCTCGACTATGCGATGAGCGTCATCGTCTCCCGCGCCCTGCCGGACGTGCGCGACGGCCTCAAGCCCGTCCACCGCCGCATCATCTACGCGATGTTCGATGGCGGCTACCGTCCCGACCGCTCCTTCTCGAAGTCCGCGAAGGTCGTCGGCGAGGTGATGGGCAACTACCACCCCCACGGCGACTCCGCGATCTATGACGCCATGGTGCGCCTGGTGCAGCCCTGGTCGCTGCGCTACCCGCTGATCCTGGGACAGGGCAACTTCGGCTCCGCCGGCGACGACGGCGCCGCGGCCCCGCGATACACCGAGTGCAAGATGGCGCCGCTGGCCATGGAGCTGGTGCGGGATATCGAGCAGGACACCGTGGACATGCAGGGCAACTACGACAACACGGTCGACGAACCCACCGTGCTGCCCGCCCGCTTCCCGAACCTGCTGGTCAACGGCTCCGCCGGGATCGCCGTCGGCATGGCGACGAACATCCCGCCGCACAACCTGCGCGAGGTGGCAGAGGCGGTCCAGTGGCTGCTGACCAACCACGAGGCCACCAAGCCCGAGCTGCTCGAGGCCTGCCTGCGCTTCATCAAGGGCCCGGACTTCCCCTCCGGGGCGACGATCGTGGGCACCTCGGGGATCGAGGACGCCTACCGCAGCGGCCGCGGCTCGATCACCCAGCGCGCCGTGGTCTCCACCGAGGAGATCAACGGCCGGATGTCGCTGGTGGTCACCGAGCTGCCCTATCAGGTCAACCCCGACACCCTCGCGCGCAAGATCGCGGAGATGGTGAAGCTGGGCAAGATCAGCGGCATCGCCGACATCACCGACGAGACCTCCGGCCGCACCGGTCAGCGCCTGGTCATCACGCTGAAGCGGGACGCCGTGGCCAAGGTGGTGCTGAACAACCTCTTCAAGCACACCCAGCTGCAGGAGAACTTCTCCGCGAACATGCTCGCGCTCGCCGGTGGGGTGCCGCGCACCCTGTCGATCGACTCCTTCGTGCGCGAGTGGACCCGGCACCAGATCGACGTCATCGTCCGCCGCACCAGGTTCCGCCTGCGCAAGGCCGAGGAGCAGATCCACATCTTCCGCGGCTACCTCAAGGCGCTCGACGCGCTGGACGAGGTCATCGCGCTGATCCGCCGCTCGCCGGACGTCGACCAGGCCCGCACCGGGCTGATCGAGCTGCTGAAGATCGACGAGATCCAGGCCAACGCGATCCTCGCGATGCAGCTGCGCCGCCTGGCCGCCCTGGAGCGCCAGAAGATCATCGAGGAGCACGACAAGCTGCAGGCCCTGATCGAGGAGTACACCGCGATCCTCGCCGATCCGCAGCGGCAGCGGGACATCGTCTCCGAGGAGCTGCAGGAGATCGTCGACAAGTACGGCGACGACCGCCGCACCGAGATCCTGCCCTTCGCCGGGGACATGGCGATGGAGGACCTCATCCCCGAGGAGGACATGGTCGTCACCATCACCCGTGGCGGCTACGTCAAGCGCACCCGCGAGGACCAGTACCGCGCCCAGAAGCGCGGCGGCAAGGGAGTGCGCGGCGCGTCGCTGCGTGAGGACGACGTGGTCGAGCACTTCTTCACCACCACCACGCACCGCTGGCTGCTGTTCTTCACCAACCAGGGCCGGGTCTACCGCGCCAAGGGCTATGAGCTGCCCGAGGCGCCGCGGGACGCGAAGGGCCAGCACGTGGCGAACCTGATGGCCTTCCAGCCGGATGAGCACATCGCCTCGGTGCTGGCGATCGACAGCTACGAGGATGCTCAGTACCTGGTGCTGGCCACCGAGTCCGGACTGGTCAAGAAGACCGCCATGCCGGCCTTCGACTCCAGCCGCACCGGCGGCATCATCGCCATCAACCTGCGTGACATCGACGGCCCCGACGGCACCCACCCCGACCGGGTGATCGCCGCCCGCGCCATCGACGCCGACGACCAGATCCTGCTGGTCTCCCGCAACGGCCAGTCCGTCCGGATGCCCGCCGATGACGGCACGCTGCGACCGACGGGCCGTGCCACCAGCGGCGTGACCGGGATGAAGTTCCGTCACGACGACCGGCTGCTGGCCATGGACGTCGCCCATCCGGGCAGCTTCGTCGTCACCGTGACCGACGGCGGCTTCGCCAAGCGCACCAGCATCGACGAGTACCGCCTGCAGGGTCGTGGCGGTCTGGGTATCCGGGTCGCGAAGCTGCCCGACGACCGCGGCCACCTGGTGGGTGCCGCCGTGGTCGAGGAATCCGACGAGCTGCTGGTGGTGATGGAGCGCGGCCGCGTGGTCCGCTCCAAGGTCTCCGAGGTGCCGGCCAAGGGACGCACCACCATGGGCGTGGTCTTCGCCAAGCCCGATAAGCGCGACCGCATCCTGCTGGTGACCACCGGCCAGGAGTCCGAGGTCGACGAGGACGAGACAGAGGCCCCGAGATCGTCGACGCCGACCCCGCCGACGACGCACCGACCCCCGGCGACGGGAGCGAGGAAGGTGTGGAGATCTCCGCAGACGACGCGCCTGAGGGTGTGA
- a CDS encoding DUF3566 domain-containing protein, producing MSTSDSRTTAGPAGPAESTSKLPAFTEKPSADSPATTETAEQTSEQTIGAGRGSASRGASRSPKKTSGIANPAEKERRGPRRVRLTLARLDPFSVMKLSFLAAIAIGIATVVAVVVLWNLVEAMGLWAYIDQLGRDLNSGDPLPFMEFFTFSKMTSYGTIVAVVNVVIITALGTLGAFLYNLVAALLGGLKMTFTDE from the coding sequence GTGAGCACCAGTGACTCCAGGACCACCGCCGGGCCCGCCGGCCCGGCAGAGTCCACGTCCAAGCTCCCGGCCTTCACGGAGAAGCCGTCGGCGGATTCCCCGGCGACGACCGAGACCGCCGAACAGACCTCCGAACAGACCATCGGTGCAGGCAGGGGATCGGCCTCCCGGGGTGCCAGCCGCAGTCCGAAGAAGACCAGCGGCATCGCGAATCCCGCGGAGAAGGAGCGTCGCGGTCCGCGCCGCGTGCGCCTGACCCTGGCCCGGCTGGATCCGTTCTCGGTGATGAAGCTGTCCTTCCTGGCGGCGATCGCGATCGGCATCGCCACCGTGGTCGCGGTGGTCGTGCTGTGGAACCTGGTCGAGGCGATGGGCCTGTGGGCCTACATCGATCAGCTGGGCCGGGACCTGAACAGCGGTGACCCGCTGCCGTTCATGGAGTTCTTCACCTTCTCGAAGATGACCAGCTACGGCACCATCGTCGCGGTGGTGAACGTCGTGATCATCACCGCGCTCGGCACCCTGGGGGCGTTCCTCTACAACCTGGTGGCGGCGCTGCTGGGCGGGCTGAAGATGACCTTCACCGACGAGTGA
- a CDS encoding aminoacyl-tRNA deacylase translates to MSEQRAVDALTASGLPFEITRHERARSLADAAAARGVEPRDIVKTLVVRRGEGDFLFVLVPGDREISWPRLRSVLGVNRLSMPDKEVAREVTGYERGTITPFGATTAWPVIADADLTGDPGRRISLGAGAHGVAVTVPAQEALTHLGARIADITAPA, encoded by the coding sequence ATGAGCGAACAGCGCGCCGTCGATGCCCTGACGGCCTCGGGACTGCCTTTCGAGATCACCCGGCACGAGCGGGCGCGATCCCTCGCGGACGCGGCGGCGGCGCGCGGCGTCGAGCCGCGCGACATCGTCAAGACTCTGGTGGTGCGGCGCGGGGAGGGGGATTTCCTGTTCGTGCTGGTCCCCGGCGACCGGGAGATCTCCTGGCCACGGCTGCGATCGGTGCTGGGCGTGAACCGGCTGTCGATGCCGGACAAGGAGGTCGCCCGGGAGGTCACCGGGTACGAGCGCGGGACCATCACGCCCTTCGGGGCCACGACCGCCTGGCCGGTGATCGCCGACGCAGACCTCACCGGCGATCCCGGGCGCAGGATCTCCCTCGGCGCCGGCGCCCACGGGGTCGCGGTGACCGTGCCCGCCCAGGAGGCCCTCACCCATCTCGGCGCCCGGATCGCCGATATCACCGCGCCGGCGTGA
- a CDS encoding molybdopterin-dependent oxidoreductase has protein sequence MSSPSARLDPDRRSAPGWSAVSGVVAGLVLVAVAELLSLAFSSSSAPFVAVGGAFVDIVPPGVKDLVISLFGTLDKVVLFASMIVVYAVLTALIGRLGATRPRPAAALLAGLGVLAMVLVLTRAQNSVLDVLPTLVGTVVAVPTLLLLLRTVRAPAAVGDAGAAWTRRRSLLGIGAVGLLAVVGAVTARSVTASRELARRTAQYVLPTPRSTAEPIPADAQVQLEGMPPFVTPNDEFYRIDTALAVPRVDPSTWQLRIHGLVDQELTIDFAQLLEEPMIEKQVTLACVSNPVGGDLAGNATWLGLPVRTLLERAGVKDGADMVLSRSIDGFTASTPLEALTDDRDSLIAVGMNGEPLPAEHGYPVRMVVPGLYGYVSATKWLTELKVTTFADDVAYWSTRGWTERGPIKIASRVDVPRSFGELSPDAEGAVMLGGTAWAQQRGISSIEVQIDDGDWREADLGAEVTEDTWVQWSLRWQDAEPGDHSVTVRATDAEGELQTSQRANPAPNGASGWHSVRFSVV, from the coding sequence ATGAGCTCCCCGTCCGCTCGGCTCGATCCCGACCGCCGCTCCGCCCCCGGCTGGTCGGCAGTCTCCGGCGTGGTCGCCGGTCTGGTGCTGGTGGCCGTCGCGGAGCTGCTCTCGCTGGCCTTCAGCTCCTCCTCCGCGCCCTTCGTGGCCGTCGGCGGCGCCTTCGTGGACATCGTCCCACCTGGGGTGAAGGACCTGGTGATCAGCCTGTTCGGCACCCTGGACAAGGTGGTGCTGTTCGCCTCGATGATCGTGGTGTATGCGGTGCTGACCGCGCTGATCGGGCGGCTCGGAGCCACCCGACCCCGCCCGGCCGCCGCTCTGCTCGCCGGTCTCGGCGTGCTCGCGATGGTCCTCGTGCTCACCCGCGCCCAGAACTCGGTGCTCGATGTGCTGCCCACCCTGGTCGGCACCGTGGTCGCGGTCCCCACCCTGCTGCTCCTGCTGCGGACCGTCCGTGCCCCCGCCGCAGTGGGCGATGCCGGGGCCGCCTGGACCCGTCGTCGTTCCCTGCTCGGCATCGGCGCCGTGGGGCTGCTCGCCGTGGTCGGCGCCGTGACCGCGCGCAGCGTCACCGCGAGCCGCGAGCTCGCCCGTCGGACCGCGCAGTACGTGCTGCCGACGCCGCGCAGCACAGCGGAGCCGATCCCCGCGGACGCTCAGGTCCAGCTCGAGGGGATGCCGCCCTTCGTCACCCCCAACGACGAGTTCTATCGCATCGACACCGCTCTCGCGGTACCGCGCGTGGACCCGAGCACCTGGCAGCTGCGGATCCACGGTCTGGTGGACCAGGAGCTCACGATCGACTTCGCGCAGCTGCTCGAGGAGCCGATGATCGAGAAGCAGGTGACGCTGGCCTGCGTCTCCAACCCGGTCGGAGGGGATCTGGCGGGCAACGCGACCTGGCTGGGGCTGCCCGTGCGCACCCTGCTGGAGCGGGCCGGGGTCAAGGACGGGGCGGACATGGTCCTGTCCCGCTCGATCGACGGGTTCACCGCCTCCACCCCCCTCGAGGCGCTGACCGACGACCGCGACTCGCTGATCGCGGTGGGCATGAACGGTGAGCCGCTGCCCGCCGAGCACGGCTATCCGGTACGGATGGTGGTGCCGGGCCTGTACGGCTACGTCTCGGCCACCAAGTGGCTCACCGAGCTGAAGGTCACCACGTTCGCGGACGACGTCGCCTACTGGTCCACCCGGGGCTGGACCGAGCGCGGACCGATCAAGATCGCCTCCCGGGTGGACGTGCCCCGCTCCTTCGGGGAGCTGAGCCCGGACGCCGAGGGCGCCGTGATGCTCGGCGGGACCGCCTGGGCACAGCAGCGGGGCATCTCCTCGATCGAGGTGCAGATCGACGACGGGGACTGGCGCGAGGCCGATCTCGGCGCAGAGGTCACCGAGGACACCTGGGTGCAGTGGTCGCTGCGCTGGCAGGACGCCGAACCCGGCGACCACTCGGTCACGGTCCGCGCCACCGACGCCGAGGGCGAGCTGCAGACCTCCCAGCGCGCGAACCCGGCACCGAACGGTGCCAGCGGCTGGCACTCGGTGCGCTTCAGCGTGGTCTGA
- a CDS encoding anti-sigma factor domain-containing protein, which translates to MRRNRWTAVAASALLLTTIAGAGLWNNERIAEQDARASLEAMASEQADAEAERAMLSTILASDDASHLVIPSQDGGSLQLMYSRQQGAMLVQAADLPALPAEETYQLWMIDDSGIASAGLLEDPGAAAMHDGAIPEGVTVGLTIEPAGGSEQPTMDPIAAGVLS; encoded by the coding sequence GTGCGCCGCAACCGCTGGACCGCGGTCGCCGCGTCCGCGCTGCTGCTGACCACCATCGCCGGGGCCGGGCTGTGGAACAACGAGCGCATCGCCGAGCAGGACGCCCGTGCGAGCCTCGAGGCCATGGCCTCCGAGCAGGCCGACGCCGAGGCGGAGCGGGCCATGCTCTCCACCATCCTGGCCTCGGACGATGCCTCGCACCTGGTCATCCCCTCCCAGGACGGCGGTTCCCTGCAGCTGATGTACTCCCGTCAGCAGGGGGCGATGCTCGTGCAGGCCGCGGACCTGCCCGCCCTGCCGGCGGAGGAGACCTACCAGCTGTGGATGATCGACGATTCCGGTATCGCCAGCGCCGGGCTGCTCGAGGACCCGGGTGCCGCCGCCATGCATGACGGCGCGATCCCGGAGGGCGTGACCGTCGGTCTGACGATCGAGCCCGCCGGCGGCTCGGAACAGCCGACCATGGATCCGATCGCGGCCGGGGTGCTGTCATGA
- the sigK gene encoding ECF RNA polymerase sigma factor SigK, which yields MPPEPTPADAANRSPGDAALRPLHGEELRAPTLPELLGRIALGDEDAFSHLYDDTAPLLFGLIRRVVRDVAMSEEVLQEVFVEVWRQATRFDAHRGSARGWLCTIAHRRAVDTVRSSEASRRRDSEEGLLQMEQQVVDVQEEGIMRVESQRVQTAMGALTSAQAEAIRLAYFGGYSHREVAALLDIPIGTAKTRIRDGMIVLRDRLGVTS from the coding sequence ATGCCTCCGGAGCCCACCCCCGCCGACGCGGCGAACCGGTCACCCGGTGATGCCGCTCTGCGCCCGCTGCACGGTGAGGAGCTGCGGGCACCCACGCTCCCCGAGCTGTTGGGCCGCATCGCTCTCGGCGACGAGGACGCCTTCTCCCACCTGTACGACGACACCGCACCGCTGCTGTTCGGACTGATCCGGCGCGTGGTGCGGGACGTGGCGATGAGCGAGGAGGTGCTGCAGGAGGTGTTCGTGGAGGTATGGCGGCAGGCCACCCGCTTCGATGCCCATCGCGGCAGCGCACGGGGCTGGCTGTGCACCATCGCCCACCGCCGCGCGGTCGATACGGTGCGCTCGAGCGAAGCCTCGCGCCGGAGGGATTCCGAGGAAGGTCTGCTGCAGATGGAGCAGCAGGTCGTGGATGTTCAGGAGGAGGGGATCATGAGGGTCGAGAGCCAGCGGGTGCAGACGGCGATGGGAGCGCTCACCTCGGCGCAGGCAGAGGCGATCCGCCTCGCCTACTTCGGCGGATACAGCCATCGCGAGGTGGCCGCCCTGCTCGACATCCCCATCGGGACGGCGAAGACTCGGATCCGGGACGGCATGATCGTGCTGCGGGACAGATTGGGGGTGACCTCGTGA